One genomic segment of [Phormidium] sp. ETS-05 includes these proteins:
- a CDS encoding endo-1,4-beta-xylanase gives MKRNWFLAALAFFLSLTAVILLSSNPLASAPGAVASSPSLRSLIGNRPFYLGTAVRPKPLLDDPMYGQVLVREFNTIMPENDFKFENLHPERDKYDFSLTDRLITFAKINGMHVRGHTLVWFHALPRWLLEGNFSREELMAILEDHVKTVVRHYRGQVYAWDVVNEVLNADGSYRDTLWLRAIGPDYIDMAFRWAHEADPQALLFLNDYGEGLNAKSDNLYSLLQDLVSRGVPINGIGFQMHVGFLSSDNPQEVAANIQRIGELGLEVAFTETDIPIAKLPGKTKGEKLAAQARLYGEFLQVCLDAPNCNTFGMWGFTDRYSWIKNFKGTPDAPLIFDADYRPKPAHQAMVEVLQKWR, from the coding sequence GTGAAAAGAAACTGGTTTTTGGCAGCCCTAGCCTTTTTCCTGTCCCTGACAGCGGTGATTTTACTGAGCAGCAACCCGTTGGCATCGGCACCGGGGGCGGTTGCTTCTAGTCCTTCTTTACGTTCTTTAATTGGCAACCGTCCTTTTTACCTGGGCACTGCTGTGAGGCCAAAACCTCTGCTGGATGACCCTATGTATGGGCAGGTGTTGGTGCGGGAATTTAACACGATTATGCCGGAGAATGATTTTAAGTTTGAAAATCTCCATCCAGAACGGGATAAATATGATTTTTCTCTGACCGATCGGCTCATAACTTTTGCCAAAATCAACGGAATGCACGTGCGGGGTCACACCCTAGTTTGGTTTCACGCTCTCCCCCGCTGGTTACTAGAAGGTAATTTCAGCCGTGAGGAATTAATGGCGATTCTGGAAGACCATGTGAAAACTGTTGTCCGCCACTATCGCGGGCAGGTTTATGCCTGGGATGTGGTGAATGAAGTCCTCAACGCTGATGGTTCTTATCGAGACACTTTGTGGTTGCGTGCGATCGGTCCAGACTATATCGATATGGCATTTCGTTGGGCGCATGAAGCCGACCCACAAGCATTGTTATTTTTAAATGATTATGGTGAAGGACTGAATGCCAAATCTGATAACCTCTATAGTTTACTCCAAGACTTAGTATCCCGTGGCGTTCCTATCAATGGGATTGGTTTTCAGATGCACGTAGGTTTTCTCTCATCAGATAACCCCCAGGAAGTGGCGGCGAATATTCAGCGCATTGGCGAATTAGGCTTAGAAGTAGCGTTCACAGAAACTGATATTCCTATTGCTAAGCTACCAGGTAAAACCAAAGGAGAAAAATTAGCCGCCCAAGCTAGGCTTTATGGTGAATTTCTCCAAGTTTGTCTTGATGCTCCCAACTGTAATACTTTTGGTATGTGGGGATTTACTGACCGATATTCCTGGATTAAAAATTTTAAGGGAACCCCAGACGCTCCCCTGATTTTTGATGCTGACTATCGCCCGAAACCTGCCCATCAAGCGATGGTAGAGGTTCTCCAAAAGTGGCGATAG
- a CDS encoding WD40 repeat domain-containing protein has product MPNFPNYTANVPASLHPLNPKHYLLLAYWVFFRPSHLTGYLYQGNPEVYQMGSGRGLLRSWGVRAHRHLYLMGVVCTIISLLLASSLLFFYNLGTTQGHTASLNVVAVTPDGRYTISASAGGLRNAGTLKVWDIDRLALANTLAGQKNAIFSAVVTPDGKRVVSGAGDSTVFVWDLQRGQKLYRLEGHGRWVNAVAVTPDGKRAISASADTTLKVWDIEAGKKLRTLEGHTREVNGVVAVSDTVVISGSDDGVVKVWDVNTGAVLHSLTGHKAAVKKVVGIPGGNRVISPSADGTLKVWDWQRGALVFTLSGHEDGINDVAVTADGQTAVSASADGTLKVWDLTGGGLRQTLTGHQGWVNAVAVTGDGKFAVSGSSDHTVKVWDLATGAELHSLKGHTDWVRSVAVTPDGKFAVSGAGDRFPRMWDITSGKEVPLKTARNTLAVAVVGFNFLSVACLLILILVAAVVFAVGVMAFGVPGAALAVVVLALIGSVVFGWAFITADMVAVNPAFTQQYGAVTIKPLVAVGAFAVAMGMCFNLAFAVAGRRASAALMGVVFMVVIAFTVGILEATILNSSESIARLRFLSGLRVARNFIPVIATVALAETRLLFYPFHFIAALISNFIGKKHPISWDEMIFVPLPGTVHYLHRQLQQDETTGMNLLAQVAANPFQRRAAILALHRYIHQAPSPLHTLYRILASPVMAEYISPPISQQDWQILPSIKQVLFLQLDRRSVNTSSDWIEQFAQNLVEFLTWALFFFPRYPKQTPLTAFASFLAVGTTPHPEVPPSPRPPVSLSSYPGGEEIDRSFAVMATFLSYQELAQITSQIPNMTANIGDNPIRPLVIKALEQLSAVSAEISAYETASEPTAKVLALGRATRMLEETNTNIVPEIMEPEKQIIQQIIENWRSSIGRGFVI; this is encoded by the coding sequence GTGCCGAACTTCCCGAATTATACAGCAAATGTGCCAGCATCTCTACATCCTCTCAACCCAAAACACTACCTATTACTGGCCTATTGGGTGTTTTTTCGTCCCTCCCATCTGACAGGTTATCTGTACCAGGGCAACCCAGAAGTTTATCAAATGGGGAGCGGGCGGGGGTTGCTCCGCTCTTGGGGAGTGAGAGCCCACCGTCACTTGTACTTAATGGGGGTGGTTTGTACGATTATCTCATTATTGCTGGCGTCATCCCTGCTGTTTTTCTATAACTTAGGCACGACCCAGGGTCACACTGCCTCTCTTAATGTAGTCGCTGTCACCCCCGATGGACGCTATACCATTTCTGCTAGTGCTGGGGGTTTGCGGAACGCGGGCACCCTCAAAGTCTGGGATATCGATCGCTTGGCCCTAGCGAACACTTTGGCCGGTCAGAAAAATGCTATTTTTAGCGCTGTGGTGACACCCGATGGCAAACGGGTGGTGTCGGGAGCGGGGGATAGTACGGTTTTCGTCTGGGACTTGCAGCGGGGGCAAAAGCTGTATCGCTTGGAGGGTCACGGACGTTGGGTAAATGCGGTGGCGGTGACACCGGATGGGAAACGGGCTATTTCAGCATCTGCAGATACCACGCTGAAAGTTTGGGATATTGAGGCGGGGAAAAAATTACGCACCTTGGAGGGCCACACGCGGGAGGTTAATGGTGTGGTGGCGGTGTCGGATACGGTGGTTATTTCTGGCAGCGATGACGGGGTGGTGAAGGTTTGGGATGTGAATACGGGAGCGGTTTTGCATTCTCTCACCGGTCACAAAGCGGCGGTGAAAAAGGTGGTAGGGATACCAGGGGGAAACCGGGTAATTTCTCCTAGTGCGGATGGGACTTTGAAGGTGTGGGACTGGCAACGGGGCGCCCTGGTATTTACTTTATCAGGCCATGAGGATGGAATTAATGATGTGGCGGTGACGGCGGACGGACAAACGGCGGTTTCGGCGAGTGCGGATGGGACTTTGAAGGTGTGGGACTTGACTGGGGGTGGTTTGCGCCAAACTCTGACGGGACACCAAGGATGGGTGAATGCGGTGGCGGTGACTGGGGATGGGAAATTTGCGGTTTCTGGGTCTTCTGACCACACGGTGAAGGTGTGGGACTTGGCAACTGGGGCGGAATTACACTCCCTGAAGGGTCATACGGACTGGGTACGATCGGTCGCGGTGACGCCGGATGGGAAATTTGCGGTTTCTGGGGCGGGCGATCGCTTCCCCAGAATGTGGGATATTACCTCGGGCAAGGAAGTGCCACTGAAAACGGCCAGAAATACCCTCGCCGTGGCGGTGGTGGGGTTTAACTTCCTCTCGGTTGCCTGTTTGTTGATATTAATCTTAGTGGCAGCGGTGGTATTTGCCGTAGGAGTGATGGCATTTGGAGTGCCGGGAGCCGCTTTAGCTGTTGTAGTGCTAGCTTTGATCGGTTCGGTAGTATTTGGTTGGGCTTTCATCACAGCGGATATGGTGGCGGTTAACCCGGCATTTACCCAGCAATATGGAGCCGTGACCATCAAACCGTTAGTGGCGGTAGGGGCTTTTGCCGTCGCAATGGGAATGTGTTTCAATTTGGCTTTTGCCGTAGCGGGCCGTCGGGCGAGTGCTGCCCTGATGGGGGTGGTGTTTATGGTGGTTATTGCTTTCACCGTGGGCATTCTGGAAGCTACAATTTTGAATAGTTCTGAGTCGATCGCTCGTCTGCGGTTTCTCAGCGGTTTGCGCGTTGCCAGGAACTTCATCCCTGTTATCGCTACAGTCGCATTAGCTGAAACCCGCCTCCTGTTTTATCCCTTTCACTTCATCGCCGCATTGATAAGCAACTTCATCGGCAAAAAACATCCTATTTCCTGGGATGAAATGATATTTGTCCCCCTCCCAGGCACGGTTCACTATCTCCACCGCCAGTTACAACAAGATGAAACAACTGGGATGAATTTATTGGCGCAAGTAGCCGCCAACCCGTTCCAGCGTCGCGCTGCTATTTTAGCACTCCACCGGTACATCCATCAAGCACCTTCTCCCTTGCATACTCTCTACCGCATCCTCGCCAGTCCGGTAATGGCGGAATACATTTCCCCCCCCATCAGTCAGCAAGATTGGCAGATATTACCTAGCATCAAACAAGTATTGTTCCTGCAACTAGACAGGCGTTCCGTGAACACCAGTAGTGACTGGATCGAGCAGTTTGCCCAAAACTTAGTGGAGTTTCTGACTTGGGCTCTTTTCTTCTTTCCCCGCTATCCCAAACAAACTCCACTCACTGCTTTTGCTAGTTTCCTAGCCGTAGGGACAACTCCTCATCCAGAAGTCCCCCCGTCCCCCCGTCCCCCTGTCTCCCTCTCCTCCTATCCTGGTGGTGAAGAAATCGACCGATCGTTTGCCGTAATGGCCACCTTTTTGAGTTACCAAGAACTTGCCCAAATCACCAGCCAAATCCCCAACATGACGGCAAATATTGGCGATAACCCGATTCGTCCCCTAGTGATAAAAGCTCTGGAGCAACTAAGTGCAGTGAGCGCCGAAATATCGGCTTATGAAACCGCATCAGAACCCACTGCCAAGGTGTTAGCTCTCGGTCGTGCCACCCGGATGTTAGAGGAGACAAACACCAATATTGTCCCGGAGATTATGGAACCGGAAAAACAAATTATCCAGCAGATTATTGAGAATTGGCGGAGTTCGATCGGGCGGGGATTTGTCATTTAG
- a CDS encoding Ppx/GppA phosphatase family protein: protein MVNSLPLVKITPPVPEQERILAAIDMGTNSLHMVVVRINPSLPAFTIIAREKETVRLGDREPETGNLKTTVMAQAITTMRRFQDIARSLNAENIIAVATSAVREAPNGREFLQQVQSELDLQVDLISGYEEARRIYLGVLSGMEFNGEPHAIIDIGGGSTELILGDGDEPRSLSSTKIGAVRLTKEFITTDPISNNEFQYLQAYIRGTIERAVDDLRAHLKPGEQPRLVGTSGTIETIAAIHAREKLGNTPGSLTGYQLTLKDLKDIVNRLRKLSCAERAAIPGMSDRRAEIILAGALILQETMTMLGMDSLTLCERALREGIIVDWMLAHGLIEDKLRYQSAVRQRSVLKIAHKYEVDLESAERVAAFALSLFDQTQGSLHQWGPEPRELLWAAAIVHNCGLHVSHAAHHKHSYYLIRNGELLGYTDTDIEIIANLARYHRKNPPKKKHDNYNSLTDKTHRKMVKQLSAILRLAVALDRRQIGAIAQVDCHYQPEAKELHLKIQPTDPQDDCVLELWSLEQKKGVFEAEYGLKVIPKLVKLPIN, encoded by the coding sequence ATGGTAAATTCACTTCCCCTCGTCAAAATTACCCCTCCCGTCCCAGAGCAAGAGCGCATTCTTGCTGCCATCGATATGGGCACCAATTCCCTGCATATGGTGGTAGTGCGAATTAACCCGAGCTTGCCCGCGTTTACTATCATTGCTCGGGAGAAAGAAACGGTGCGGTTGGGCGATCGCGAACCGGAAACCGGCAACCTGAAAACTACGGTGATGGCGCAAGCAATTACCACGATGCGCCGGTTTCAAGACATCGCCAGAAGCCTGAATGCCGAAAATATCATTGCCGTCGCTACCTCCGCCGTGCGCGAAGCCCCTAATGGACGGGAATTTTTACAACAGGTACAATCAGAATTAGACCTCCAGGTAGATTTGATTTCTGGCTATGAAGAAGCCCGCCGCATCTACTTGGGGGTACTGTCGGGGATGGAATTCAACGGTGAGCCCCACGCCATCATCGATATTGGCGGCGGTTCTACGGAACTGATTTTAGGCGATGGGGACGAACCCCGGTCCCTGAGCAGTACCAAAATTGGCGCCGTGCGTCTGACGAAGGAATTCATCACCACTGACCCCATCAGCAACAACGAATTCCAGTATCTGCAAGCATATATTCGGGGGACGATCGAGCGGGCGGTTGATGACTTGCGCGCCCACCTTAAACCGGGCGAGCAACCCCGCTTAGTGGGGACTTCGGGCACTATTGAAACGATCGCCGCCATCCACGCTCGGGAAAAGTTGGGCAATACCCCCGGTTCCCTCACGGGCTATCAGCTAACTCTCAAAGATTTAAAAGATATCGTCAACCGCTTGCGCAAGCTATCTTGCGCCGAACGGGCCGCGATTCCGGGGATGTCCGATCGGCGTGCGGAAATCATTCTCGCCGGTGCTTTGATTCTGCAAGAAACAATGACAATGCTGGGAATGGATTCCCTCACATTGTGCGAGCGGGCGTTGCGGGAAGGGATTATCGTTGACTGGATGCTCGCCCACGGTTTGATTGAAGATAAACTGCGCTATCAAAGTGCTGTCCGCCAGCGCAGTGTCCTGAAAATCGCCCATAAATACGAGGTGGACTTGGAATCAGCGGAGCGGGTGGCTGCATTTGCTCTCAGTTTATTCGACCAAACCCAAGGGAGTCTGCACCAGTGGGGACCGGAACCGCGAGAACTCCTCTGGGCGGCGGCGATCGTCCATAACTGCGGTTTGCACGTCAGTCACGCTGCCCACCACAAACACTCCTATTATCTAATCCGCAACGGCGAACTCCTCGGTTATACTGATACGGATATTGAAATCATCGCCAACCTCGCCCGCTACCACCGCAAGAACCCGCCCAAAAAGAAACACGACAATTACAACAGTTTAACCGACAAAACCCATCGGAAAATGGTAAAGCAGCTCAGCGCGATTTTGCGCTTAGCCGTAGCGCTCGATCGGCGGCAAATCGGCGCCATTGCCCAGGTGGACTGCCACTACCAGCCAGAAGCCAAAGAACTCCACCTCAAAATCCAACCCACCGACCCCCAGGATGATTGCGTGTTAGAACTATGGAGTTTAGAGCAGAAAAAAGGCGTATTTGAAGCCGAATACGGCCTGAAAGTCATCCCCAAATTGGTAAAATTGCCAATCAATTGA
- a CDS encoding 4-hydroxybenzoate solanesyltransferase: MLNSPEIQTSPTFASIIRLLRWDKPAGRFILMVPALWALFLAAHGTPDAPLVVAIVLGTFATSAAGCAVNDLWDRDIDPQVERTRSRPLASRALTVGTGIVVVFVALCCAAVLALYLNRLSFWLCVAAVPVIICYPLAKRVFPIPQLVLSIAWGFAVLISWTAAAAELATPTWILWGATVLWTLGFDTVYAMSDREDDRRIGINSSALFFGNYAAEAVAIFFLGTAALLTWLGTSMQLHLGFWLSLAAAIVIWTWQYLQLRQEHLTKPYAKIFGQNVWIGFILLAGMITGILI, translated from the coding sequence ATGCTCAATTCACCAGAAATTCAAACCTCACCAACTTTTGCGAGCATCATCCGGTTGCTCCGATGGGACAAACCCGCCGGACGCTTCATTTTGATGGTTCCCGCCTTGTGGGCTTTGTTTTTAGCCGCTCACGGCACTCCAGATGCACCCCTGGTAGTTGCGATCGTCTTAGGTACTTTTGCCACTTCTGCAGCCGGTTGCGCGGTGAATGACTTATGGGACCGGGATATCGATCCGCAAGTAGAGCGCACCCGATCGCGCCCCCTTGCCTCCCGCGCTCTCACCGTCGGCACCGGCATCGTTGTGGTCTTCGTCGCCCTCTGTTGCGCTGCCGTTTTGGCATTATATCTTAATCGCCTCAGTTTTTGGCTCTGCGTCGCCGCCGTCCCCGTCATCATCTGCTACCCCCTGGCAAAACGGGTATTTCCCATCCCCCAGTTAGTCCTCTCCATCGCCTGGGGTTTTGCCGTATTGATTAGCTGGACCGCCGCCGCCGCTGAGTTGGCAACTCCCACTTGGATCTTGTGGGGGGCTACAGTGTTATGGACTTTGGGATTTGATACCGTTTATGCCATGAGCGATCGCGAAGACGATCGGCGCATTGGTATCAACTCCAGCGCCCTATTTTTCGGCAACTACGCCGCCGAAGCCGTCGCCATCTTCTTTCTCGGTACAGCAGCCTTACTCACCTGGTTAGGCACTTCCATGCAATTACACCTCGGTTTTTGGCTCTCCCTCGCCGCCGCGATCGTCATTTGGACTTGGCAATATCTCCAACTGCGACAAGAACACCTCACCAAACCTTACGCCAAAATCTTCGGCCAAAACGTCTGGATTGGTTTTATCCTACTCGCTGGTATGATTACCGGCATTTTAATCTAG
- a CDS encoding aldehyde dehydrogenase: protein MLATTPIRDIITAQRQFFATGKTQDIAFRLTQLQNLYQAIKNRENAIYAALKADLNKPDVEAYYEIVVTRDIQAAIKNLKSWVKPQKFPIPLEQFPAQAMMVPEPLGVVLIVGAWNYPFNLIMAPLIGAIAAGNCAIIKPSELSPHTSRLIAEIIGETFDNGYITVVEGGRDISQQLLAEKFDYIFFTGSPRVGKIVMEAAAKHLTPVTLELGGKSPCIVTEDVNIEVAAKRIVWGKFVNAGQTCIAPDYLLVQQGVKSQLLAAIKAAIIEFYGHEPANSPDYGRIVNDGHLQRLQDLLESGEIIVGGDINPDARYIAPTVIDNVSLEAAVMQEEIFGPILPVMTYGDLSEAIDLINRLPKPLALYIFSQNPSHQEQILRQTSSGTACINDTLVHFITPQLPFGGVGNSGMGRYHGKASFDTFCHYKSILKRSFLFDVDLRYPPYRDKLRFLKWLLGG from the coding sequence ATGCTCGCTACCACCCCCATCAGGGATATCATTACTGCTCAACGCCAATTTTTTGCCACGGGAAAAACCCAGGATATTGCTTTTCGACTGACGCAACTGCAAAATCTCTATCAAGCTATCAAAAATCGGGAAAATGCTATTTATGCGGCTCTGAAAGCTGACCTGAATAAACCCGATGTGGAGGCTTATTATGAAATCGTGGTAACGCGAGATATCCAAGCGGCGATAAAAAATCTCAAATCCTGGGTGAAACCGCAAAAATTCCCCATTCCTTTAGAACAATTTCCCGCCCAGGCTATGATGGTGCCCGAACCTTTGGGTGTAGTGTTGATTGTCGGGGCGTGGAATTATCCGTTTAATCTGATAATGGCGCCTTTGATAGGTGCTATTGCGGCGGGGAACTGTGCGATTATTAAACCTTCTGAACTGTCGCCACATACTTCCCGCTTGATTGCAGAAATCATTGGCGAAACTTTCGACAACGGTTATATTACAGTGGTTGAAGGTGGCAGAGACATTAGCCAGCAGCTTTTAGCAGAAAAATTTGATTATATCTTTTTTACCGGTAGCCCAAGAGTAGGTAAAATCGTGATGGAGGCAGCGGCGAAACATCTAACGCCGGTTACTTTGGAGTTGGGGGGTAAAAGTCCTTGTATTGTCACGGAAGATGTTAATATAGAGGTGGCGGCAAAGCGGATTGTTTGGGGCAAGTTTGTGAATGCGGGACAAACCTGCATTGCCCCAGATTATTTATTGGTGCAGCAGGGGGTTAAATCCCAGTTGTTGGCGGCGATTAAAGCGGCTATTATAGAATTTTATGGCCATGAACCGGCAAATAGCCCTGATTATGGGAGAATTGTTAATGATGGTCATTTGCAGCGGTTGCAGGATTTGTTAGAAAGTGGGGAAATTATCGTTGGGGGGGATATAAATCCTGATGCACGTTATATAGCGCCGACGGTGATAGATAATGTGAGTTTAGAGGCGGCGGTGATGCAGGAGGAGATTTTTGGGCCGATTTTGCCGGTGATGACTTATGGGGATTTGTCGGAGGCGATCGACCTCATCAACCGCCTCCCCAAACCCCTGGCTCTCTATATCTTTTCCCAAAACCCCAGCCACCAAGAGCAAATCTTGCGGCAAACTTCTTCTGGCACTGCTTGCATTAATGATACTTTAGTGCATTTTATCACGCCTCAGCTTCCTTTTGGCGGTGTGGGTAACAGCGGGATGGGTCGTTACCACGGGAAAGCCAGTTTTGATACCTTTTGTCATTACAAAAGTATCTTAAAACGGTCTTTTCTGTTTGATGTGGACTTGCGTTATCCCCCCTATCGGGATAAACTCCGGTTCCTCAAGTGGCTATTGGGGGGGTAA